A region of Pirellulaceae bacterium DNA encodes the following proteins:
- the gyrA gene encoding DNA gyrase subunit A — protein sequence MPIEDELKESYLTYAMSVIVSRALPDARDGLKPSQRRILVAMNDLNLGPASGRVKCAKISGDTSGNYHPHGESVIYPTLVRMAQEWNMRYPLVDKQGNFGSIAGLPPAAMRYTEARLSQISSQMLDDLKLDTVDYVPTYDERRSEPTVLPARFPNLLVNGSSGIAVGMATSIPPHNLGEVCDALIKVIEEPNVSIDELAEIIPGPDFPTGGIICGRSGIRRGYHTGRGTITVRARAKVEEVARNRSRIVVSEIPYQQFRDRVVERIAGLVNDGRIPGISSIRDESDLKEPVRLVIDVKRDADAEVVLNQLYQFSPLQDTFSIILLALVDGKPRLMSIKTLLEEFVRHRVNVIRRRTQFLLVRARKRKHTVEGLLLALANIDEIIRIIRASRTQAEAKIGLMGVECPAAMMQRALGEDGFQRFQEERGATDVYTLTAVQSDAILRMTLGQLVNLEQEKLGGEHRTLLEEIGDYLRILSDQANILAIIKDDLQDIRKRHSDVRRTEISGEELGDIDLEDLITEETMVVSLSHQGYIKRTPSSVYRAQRRGGKGLKGAKTEDEDPIAHLFVASTHAYLLFFTNKGKVYWQKVYGLPQLSRESRGRAIVNLLNLSEGEKIADCRAVRDFNLPGHFLMMATRNGLIKKTPLEAYSRPKKGGIIAVKLREDDELVDVVVTKPGDEVVLSTDNGMAIRFNESDARSMGRNTSGVKGINLSSDDKLVGMVVADPEATLLTACLNGYGKRTNFGPNLVEHDDSGEEDGSSSSRYRTQKRGGKGVRDIKATTRNGPVIGIARVTEDDEVLMMTARGKIQRIRCSDINVIGRNTQGVRIMSLDEGDSLTAVVRVPKEEEEANSEAENQAPTGEGPAASEGSDPPEQITPENNELIDEADGAVENPPESGESSDDSTEDES from the coding sequence CTGCCGATTGAGGATGAGCTGAAGGAGAGCTATCTGACGTATGCGATGAGTGTCATCGTCAGCCGAGCTTTGCCGGACGCGCGCGACGGCCTTAAGCCGTCGCAGCGTCGAATTCTGGTCGCGATGAATGATCTGAACCTGGGGCCAGCTTCTGGTCGTGTAAAGTGTGCGAAGATCTCGGGCGACACGAGTGGTAACTATCATCCGCATGGCGAAAGCGTAATTTACCCCACATTGGTTCGGATGGCCCAAGAGTGGAACATGCGATATCCGCTGGTGGACAAGCAAGGTAATTTTGGATCGATCGCCGGTTTGCCTCCCGCTGCAATGCGATATACCGAAGCTCGTCTGTCGCAGATTTCGTCACAAATGCTTGACGATCTCAAGCTCGATACGGTCGACTATGTTCCGACCTACGACGAGCGTCGGTCCGAACCGACGGTGCTTCCCGCTCGTTTTCCGAACTTGTTGGTCAATGGTTCGAGCGGCATTGCTGTGGGCATGGCAACCTCCATACCGCCCCACAACTTGGGTGAGGTCTGCGACGCATTGATCAAAGTAATCGAAGAACCCAATGTGTCGATTGATGAATTGGCAGAGATTATCCCCGGTCCTGACTTCCCGACGGGCGGGATCATTTGTGGTCGTAGCGGGATTCGTCGTGGCTACCACACGGGGCGTGGTACGATCACGGTTCGCGCGCGAGCCAAAGTCGAGGAAGTGGCCCGAAATCGATCACGCATTGTCGTTTCAGAGATTCCCTACCAGCAATTTCGAGATCGAGTTGTCGAGCGGATTGCCGGCTTAGTCAATGATGGTCGAATCCCGGGTATCTCGAGTATTCGCGATGAGAGTGATTTGAAGGAGCCGGTGCGGTTGGTGATCGATGTGAAACGCGACGCCGATGCAGAAGTAGTGCTCAATCAGCTCTATCAGTTCTCCCCGCTTCAGGACACGTTCTCGATTATTTTACTCGCGTTGGTCGATGGTAAGCCACGCTTGATGTCGATCAAGACTCTGTTGGAAGAGTTCGTACGGCATCGCGTGAACGTGATTCGACGACGGACGCAGTTCTTGCTGGTGCGAGCACGTAAACGGAAACATACGGTCGAGGGCTTATTACTAGCGCTGGCCAACATTGATGAAATTATCCGCATCATTCGTGCCTCCCGGACACAAGCAGAGGCCAAGATTGGACTCATGGGAGTTGAGTGTCCTGCTGCAATGATGCAACGCGCTTTGGGCGAAGATGGATTTCAGCGGTTCCAGGAGGAACGGGGTGCTACCGACGTTTACACGTTGACCGCGGTTCAGTCGGACGCGATTTTGCGGATGACGCTGGGACAATTGGTCAATCTTGAGCAAGAGAAATTGGGGGGTGAGCATCGAACTTTACTCGAAGAAATCGGTGACTACCTGCGGATCTTGTCTGATCAGGCGAACATTCTGGCAATCATTAAGGATGACTTGCAGGATATCCGCAAAAGGCACAGTGACGTTCGACGCACGGAGATCAGCGGTGAAGAGTTGGGTGACATCGATCTTGAAGATCTGATCACCGAAGAAACAATGGTTGTTTCGCTCAGCCACCAGGGTTACATCAAGCGGACTCCCTCTAGCGTCTATCGGGCTCAGCGAAGAGGTGGCAAGGGTCTGAAGGGTGCAAAAACAGAAGACGAAGATCCAATCGCACATTTGTTTGTGGCGAGCACGCATGCCTACTTGCTGTTCTTTACAAACAAAGGCAAGGTCTATTGGCAAAAGGTCTATGGTCTTCCGCAGCTTAGCCGCGAGAGTCGTGGGCGAGCGATTGTAAACCTGTTGAATCTTAGTGAAGGTGAGAAAATCGCGGATTGTCGTGCGGTCCGTGACTTCAATTTACCCGGCCACTTTCTGATGATGGCCACCCGTAACGGACTCATTAAAAAAACGCCTTTGGAAGCCTACAGTCGGCCGAAAAAGGGTGGCATTATTGCCGTTAAATTGCGCGAGGATGATGAGTTGGTGGATGTCGTCGTCACGAAACCGGGTGATGAAGTGGTGCTCTCAACCGATAACGGAATGGCGATACGATTCAACGAATCAGACGCTCGTTCGATGGGGCGGAACACGAGTGGTGTCAAGGGAATTAACCTCAGTAGTGATGATAAGCTCGTGGGAATGGTTGTCGCCGATCCTGAGGCGACCTTATTAACAGCCTGTCTGAATGGTTACGGAAAACGTACAAATTTTGGACCTAATTTGGTTGAGCACGACGATTCTGGAGAAGAGGATGGTTCTTCCTCGTCACGTTATCGAACGCAAAAACGTGGTGGTAAGGGAGTTCGCGATATCAAAGCCACTACCCGGAACGGCCCCGTCATTGGGATCGCACGTGTCACTGAAGATGACGAAGTTTTGATGATGACGGCCCGGGGTAAAATCCAGCGAATTCGTTGCAGCGACATCAATGTGATTGGCCGCAATACTCAGGGAGTTCGGATCATGAGCCTTGATGAGGGGGATTCTCTCACAGCGGTGGTTCGTGTTCCGAAGGAAGAAGAAGAGGCCAATTCTGAAGCGGAAAATCAGGCTCCGACCGGCGAAGGGCCAGCTGCCAGTGAGGGCTCTGACCCGCCCGAGCAAATAACGCCGGAAAACAATGAATTGATCGATGAAGCCGATGGTGCGGTTGAAAATCCGCCTGAGTCGGGTGAATCGTCCGATGATTCCACGGAAGACGAATCTTAA